Proteins from one Hydrogenophaga sp. SL48 genomic window:
- a CDS encoding lipopolysaccharide assembly protein LapA domain-containing protein: MKYLMWLLNAAIFFVLFAFALNNQAPVTLHLFFGVSWQAPLVLVLLCVLLLGVVLGVLVMLPLWLRARKQRRPAPTVVAPLPTVPDAVGPPQTPAHGS, encoded by the coding sequence TTGAAATACCTGATGTGGCTGCTCAACGCAGCCATTTTTTTTGTGCTGTTCGCCTTCGCGCTGAACAACCAGGCACCCGTCACGCTGCACCTGTTCTTCGGTGTCAGCTGGCAGGCACCACTGGTGCTGGTCTTGCTGTGTGTGCTGCTGCTGGGCGTGGTGCTGGGCGTCCTGGTGATGCTGCCGCTGTGGCTGCGTGCACGCAAACAGCGCCGTCCCGCCCCCACGGTCGTGGCGCCGCTGCCCACCGTCCCTGACGCTGTCGGCCCTCCCCAGACCCCTGCCCATGGATCTTGA
- a CDS encoding integration host factor subunit beta, which produces MTRSDLVEALSAKFSQLTHRDAEFAVKAILDAMGEALVKGHRIEIRGFGSFSVNRRSPRIGRNPRSGESVMIPEKRVPHFKPGKALREEVDKKTAEILGREPKTPT; this is translated from the coding sequence ATGACCCGCAGCGACCTCGTCGAAGCACTTTCGGCCAAGTTCAGCCAGCTCACCCACCGCGATGCCGAATTTGCCGTCAAGGCGATCCTCGACGCGATGGGCGAGGCTTTGGTCAAAGGCCACCGGATCGAAATCCGGGGTTTTGGCAGCTTTTCCGTGAACCGCCGCTCACCCCGCATCGGACGCAATCCGCGTTCGGGCGAGAGCGTGATGATCCCGGAGAAGCGCGTCCCCCATTTCAAGCCAGGCAAGGCCCTGCGCGAAGAGGTGGACAAGAAGACCGCCGAGATCCTGGGCCGCGAGCCGAAGACGCCGACCTGA
- the rpsA gene encoding 30S ribosomal protein S1, protein MSESFAALFEESLKRAEMRSGEVITAEVVRIEHNHVVVNAGLKSEAYVPLAEFKNDLGELEVQVGDFVSVAIDSVENGFGDTLLSRDKAKRLASWMALEKALESGDFVTGTTSSKVKGGLKVMVNGISAFLPGSLVDSRPTKDLTPYENKTLEFKVIKLDRKRNNVVLSRRAVVEASMGEERAKLMDTLKEGAIVNGVVKNITEYGAFVDLGGIDGLLHITDMAWRRVRHPSEVVTAGQEITAKILKFDTEKHRVSLGLKQMGDDPWMGVGRRYPQGTRMFGKITNIADYGAFVELEPGIEGLVHVSEMDWTNKNVAPSKLVSLGDEVEVMVLDIDEDKRRISLGMKQCRANPWHEFAEGTKRGDRVKGPIKSITDFGVFVGLAAGIDGLVHLSDLSWNETGEAAVRNFKKGQEVEAIVLAIDVERERISLGIKQLDGDPFTTFVSVNDKGSIVTGKVKTVDAKGAEIDLGEDVLGYLRASEISRDRVEDARNVLKEGDEVTTVVMNVDRKTRNIQLSIKAKDMADQNEAMQTLSQQSARENAGTTSLGALLRAKLDNNN, encoded by the coding sequence ATGTCTGAATCTTTTGCCGCCCTCTTCGAAGAGTCCCTGAAACGCGCCGAAATGCGCTCGGGCGAAGTCATCACTGCGGAAGTCGTTCGCATCGAACACAACCACGTGGTGGTCAACGCCGGTCTGAAGTCCGAAGCCTATGTGCCGCTCGCCGAATTCAAGAACGACCTGGGCGAACTCGAAGTGCAGGTCGGCGACTTCGTCTCCGTCGCCATCGACTCCGTGGAAAACGGCTTCGGTGACACCCTGCTGTCGCGCGACAAGGCCAAGCGCCTGGCCTCGTGGATGGCCCTGGAAAAGGCCCTCGAATCCGGCGATTTCGTCACCGGCACGACCTCCAGCAAGGTCAAGGGCGGCCTCAAGGTCATGGTCAACGGCATCAGCGCCTTCCTGCCGGGCTCGCTGGTCGACAGCCGTCCGACCAAGGACCTCACGCCTTACGAAAACAAGACCCTGGAATTCAAGGTCATCAAGCTCGACCGCAAGCGCAACAACGTGGTGCTGAGCCGCCGTGCCGTGGTGGAAGCCTCCATGGGCGAAGAGCGCGCCAAGCTGATGGACACGCTGAAAGAAGGCGCCATCGTCAACGGCGTGGTCAAGAACATCACCGAATACGGTGCGTTCGTGGACCTGGGCGGTATCGACGGCCTGCTGCACATCACCGACATGGCGTGGCGCCGTGTCCGTCACCCGAGCGAAGTGGTGACGGCTGGTCAGGAAATCACCGCCAAGATCCTGAAGTTCGACACCGAGAAGCACCGCGTTTCCCTGGGTCTGAAGCAGATGGGCGACGACCCCTGGATGGGCGTTGGCCGCCGCTACCCGCAAGGCACGCGCATGTTCGGCAAGATCACCAACATCGCCGACTACGGCGCGTTCGTTGAACTGGAGCCGGGCATCGAAGGCCTGGTGCACGTCTCCGAAATGGACTGGACCAACAAGAACGTGGCCCCGTCCAAGCTGGTGTCGCTGGGCGACGAAGTCGAAGTCATGGTGCTCGACATCGACGAAGACAAGCGCCGCATCTCCCTGGGCATGAAGCAGTGCCGCGCCAACCCCTGGCACGAGTTCGCTGAAGGCACCAAGCGCGGTGACCGCGTCAAGGGCCCGATCAAGTCGATCACCGACTTCGGCGTGTTCGTCGGCCTGGCCGCCGGCATCGACGGTCTGGTGCACCTGTCCGACCTGTCCTGGAACGAAACCGGCGAAGCCGCCGTGCGCAACTTCAAGAAGGGCCAGGAAGTCGAAGCCATCGTGTTGGCCATCGACGTTGAGCGCGAACGCATCTCTCTGGGCATCAAGCAGCTCGACGGCGACCCGTTCACGACCTTCGTGTCGGTGAACGACAAGGGCTCCATCGTGACCGGCAAGGTCAAGACCGTGGACGCCAAGGGTGCCGAGATCGATCTGGGCGAAGACGTGCTGGGCTACCTGCGTGCCTCCGAAATCAGCCGTGACCGCGTGGAAGACGCGCGCAACGTGCTGAAAGAAGGCGACGAAGTCACGACCGTGGTGATGAACGTGGATCGCAAGACCCGCAACATCCAGCTGTCGATCAAGGCCAAGGACATGGCCGACCAGAACGAAGCCATGCAGACCCTGAGCCAGCAGTCGGCCCGTGAAAACGCCGGCACCACCAGCCTGGGCGCCCTGCTGCGCGCCAAGCTGGACAACAACAACTGA
- a CDS encoding bifunctional 3-phosphoshikimate 1-carboxyvinyltransferase/cytidylate kinase — MYAIEHLDLPPLSSAGGTVRLPGSKSISNRVLLLAALSVGHTDIADLLDSDDTRVMLTALGQLGCRIEPQADGVLRVHGLGGALPVKQAPLFLGNAGTAMRPLTAALALLASTQGGQFDLSGVARMHERPIGDLVDALRQLGCPVDCTAQEGYPPLRLGNGAPQSLKLDQPIRVRGDVSSQFLTALLLALPLVATSHNVVIDVVGELISKPYIEITLNLLERFGVTVQRDGWSRFTIPAGCRYRSPGLIHVEGDASSASYFIALGAIAAATPGTQGITIEGVGLSSIQGDIRFVEAARLMGADVTGEANRLHIRRGAWPLKAIDLDCNHIPDAAMTLAVMALYADGTTTLRNIASWRVKETDRIAAMATECRKFGAKVEEGADFLRITPPTQWSTGSIHTYDDHRVAMCFSLAAFNPGALPVRIEDPKCVAKTFPDYFETLFDVSHTPTHAIPVICIDGPTASGKGTLASEVAQRLGYQLLDSGALYRATALAAQDAGIDLDDQPALARLAAQLPLVFRDHRVYLAGRDITDPLRLESTGGMASRVSQHPEVRSALHALQLSFRRLPGLVADGRDMGTVIFPDAPLKVYLTASAEQRAQRRHKQLISKGFAANIDSLLADLAARDLRDTSRAHAPLKPAEDALLLDNSALTIEQSVLQVLDWWQGKTVFSGSWKHRP; from the coding sequence ATGTACGCCATTGAACACCTTGATCTTCCGCCATTGAGCAGCGCAGGCGGCACGGTCCGCCTGCCCGGTTCCAAGAGCATTTCCAACCGCGTGCTTTTGCTTGCAGCGTTGAGCGTCGGACATACCGACATTGCCGATCTGCTGGATTCAGACGACACGCGCGTCATGCTGACGGCCCTGGGCCAGCTGGGATGCCGCATCGAACCGCAGGCCGACGGTGTGTTGCGTGTGCACGGCCTGGGCGGTGCGCTGCCCGTCAAGCAGGCGCCCCTCTTTCTGGGCAATGCCGGCACGGCGATGCGCCCGCTCACCGCCGCGCTCGCGCTGCTTGCCAGCACCCAGGGCGGCCAGTTCGACCTCAGCGGCGTCGCTCGCATGCACGAGCGCCCCATCGGCGATCTGGTGGACGCGCTGCGCCAACTCGGCTGCCCTGTGGACTGCACGGCACAGGAGGGCTACCCACCCTTGCGCCTGGGCAACGGGGCGCCACAGTCGCTGAAGCTGGACCAGCCGATCCGCGTGCGCGGCGACGTGTCGAGCCAGTTCCTCACCGCCTTGCTGCTGGCCTTGCCGCTGGTGGCCACGTCGCACAACGTGGTGATTGATGTGGTGGGAGAGCTGATCTCCAAGCCCTACATCGAGATCACGCTCAATCTGCTGGAACGCTTTGGCGTCACGGTGCAGCGCGATGGCTGGTCACGTTTCACCATCCCTGCGGGTTGCCGATACCGCTCGCCCGGCCTGATCCACGTCGAAGGCGATGCCTCTTCGGCCAGCTACTTCATTGCGCTGGGCGCCATTGCCGCCGCCACACCCGGCACCCAGGGCATCACCATCGAAGGCGTGGGGCTCTCGTCGATCCAGGGCGACATCCGCTTCGTCGAAGCCGCCCGCTTGATGGGGGCCGACGTGACGGGCGAAGCCAACCGCCTGCACATCCGGCGCGGCGCCTGGCCCCTCAAGGCCATCGACCTGGACTGCAACCACATCCCCGACGCGGCCATGACGCTGGCCGTCATGGCGCTCTACGCCGATGGCACCACCACCTTGCGCAACATCGCCAGCTGGCGGGTCAAGGAAACCGACCGGATCGCCGCCATGGCAACCGAGTGCCGCAAGTTCGGCGCCAAGGTCGAAGAAGGGGCTGACTTCCTCCGCATCACGCCCCCCACGCAATGGAGCACGGGAAGCATCCACACCTACGACGACCACCGCGTGGCCATGTGCTTCTCGCTCGCGGCCTTCAATCCGGGCGCTCTGCCGGTGCGGATCGAAGACCCGAAATGCGTGGCCAAGACCTTCCCCGACTACTTCGAGACCCTCTTCGACGTGAGCCACACGCCGACCCATGCCATACCGGTGATCTGCATCGACGGACCCACGGCATCTGGCAAGGGAACGCTGGCCTCTGAAGTGGCCCAGCGGCTGGGTTACCAATTGCTCGACTCGGGCGCCCTGTACCGGGCCACCGCCCTCGCGGCGCAGGACGCGGGCATCGATCTGGACGACCAACCCGCCCTGGCCCGGCTGGCCGCACAGCTGCCCCTGGTGTTTCGGGATCACCGGGTGTACCTCGCCGGTCGCGACATCACCGACCCCTTGCGGCTGGAGTCCACCGGAGGCATGGCCTCCAGGGTGTCCCAGCATCCGGAGGTTCGATCCGCGCTGCATGCCTTGCAGCTGAGCTTCCGGCGCCTGCCCGGCCTGGTCGCCGACGGGCGCGACATGGGCACGGTGATCTTCCCGGACGCACCACTGAAGGTGTATTTGACCGCCAGCGCCGAACAACGCGCGCAAAGACGGCATAAGCAGTTGATTTCAAAGGGATTTGCTGCTAACATCGACAGTCTTTTGGCCGACTTGGCGGCGCGCGACCTGCGGGACACATCCCGCGCCCACGCACCGCTGAAGCCGGCCGAAGATGCCTTGTTGCTGGACAACTCAGCGCTCACCATCGAACAGTCGGTGTTGCAGGTGCTGGACTGGTGGCAAGGCAAAACGGTGTTTTCAGGCAGCTGGAAACACCGTCCCTGA
- a CDS encoding prephenate dehydrogenase, giving the protein MATPAPLKFEQLGLIGCGLMGGSFALALKKAGLVKRVVGYSKSPSTTERARQMGVIDIEAPSALLAVSGADLVLVAVPVAATEATFKAIRHLLSNDTLIMDVGSTKRDVIDAARRVLKDQVGIFVPAHPITGKELAGVEHADADLYAGRQVILTPIERTLTTQLDKATRLWTALGCQVEQMSPEAHDAAYAAVSHLPHMIAFALMNGITGQAQAKAFLSLAGPGFRDFTRIAASDPSVWRDILASNREELIAQSRHFQRALHAFETAISAGNADALESLIEKASHARSHWRMSTHKPQS; this is encoded by the coding sequence ATGGCCACTCCTGCCCCTCTGAAATTCGAACAACTCGGCCTCATCGGGTGCGGCCTGATGGGTGGCTCTTTCGCGCTGGCGCTGAAGAAAGCGGGCCTGGTCAAGCGCGTCGTCGGCTACAGCAAATCGCCTTCCACCACCGAGCGCGCCCGGCAGATGGGGGTGATCGACATTGAAGCCCCGTCGGCGTTGCTGGCCGTGTCGGGCGCCGATCTGGTCCTCGTCGCGGTGCCCGTGGCGGCCACCGAAGCGACCTTCAAGGCCATCCGGCATCTGTTGAGCAACGACACCCTCATCATGGACGTGGGCTCGACCAAACGCGATGTGATCGACGCCGCGCGCCGTGTGCTCAAGGATCAGGTCGGCATCTTCGTGCCCGCTCACCCCATCACGGGCAAGGAACTGGCGGGCGTGGAACACGCCGATGCCGACCTGTACGCGGGCCGGCAGGTCATCCTCACGCCCATCGAACGCACACTCACTACCCAGCTGGACAAGGCCACCCGGTTGTGGACTGCGCTGGGCTGCCAGGTGGAACAGATGTCGCCAGAGGCACACGACGCGGCCTACGCGGCCGTGAGCCACCTGCCACACATGATTGCATTCGCGTTGATGAACGGCATCACGGGGCAGGCCCAGGCGAAGGCATTTCTGTCGCTGGCCGGCCCCGGTTTCCGGGACTTCACGCGCATCGCCGCGAGCGACCCGAGCGTCTGGCGTGACATCCTCGCCTCCAACCGCGAGGAACTGATTGCGCAGTCCCGGCATTTCCAGCGTGCCCTGCACGCCTTCGAAACGGCGATCTCCGCCGGCAATGCCGATGCCCTGGAATCGCTGATCGAAAAGGCCAGCCACGCCCGATCCCACTGGCGCATGAGCACCCACAAGCCGCAAAGCTGA